The proteins below are encoded in one region of Tessaracoccus aquimaris:
- a CDS encoding polysaccharide deacetylase family protein, with protein sequence MRLARFCISIGATLALLLAMSPTPTASADYSISRGPNTSNRVILTFDDCPKSLSSFKSTLKAFKNLGVRVALFPTGDCIKAKRFDVGYALSMGHYVFNHSVSHPQLTRLSYSSVVKQLKAPGVVTTYGRPPYGAYNSTVRRAYTAVGMKMWTWTVDTNDWRGKSTSQLVSYVVRNARKGDTVLMHMQWHGFNATAVSGIKKGLAAKGIGLCRDTGAVPAKPSGISC encoded by the coding sequence ATGAGACTCGCCAGATTCTGCATCTCGATCGGCGCGACACTCGCGCTGCTGCTCGCCATGAGCCCGACGCCGACCGCCTCGGCCGACTACTCCATCAGCCGCGGTCCGAACACCTCGAACCGCGTGATCCTGACCTTCGACGACTGCCCGAAGTCGCTCTCCTCGTTCAAGTCGACCCTGAAGGCGTTCAAGAACCTGGGCGTGCGCGTCGCGCTGTTCCCGACGGGCGACTGCATCAAGGCCAAGCGCTTCGACGTGGGCTACGCCCTGTCGATGGGGCACTACGTGTTCAACCACTCCGTCAGCCACCCACAGTTGACGCGGCTGAGCTACTCCTCCGTCGTCAAGCAGTTGAAGGCGCCCGGGGTCGTGACGACCTATGGTCGCCCGCCGTACGGGGCGTACAACTCGACGGTGCGCCGCGCCTACACCGCCGTCGGCATGAAGATGTGGACCTGGACGGTCGACACCAACGACTGGAGGGGCAAGTCAACCTCGCAACTGGTCAGCTACGTGGTGCGCAACGCGCGCAAGGGCGACACCGTCCTGATGCACATGCAGTGGCACGGCTTCAACGCCACGGCCGTCTCCGGCATCAAGAAGGGCCTCGCCGCCAAGGGCATCGGGCTGTGCCGCGACACGGGGGCCGTCCCGGCCAAACCGTCCGGGATCAGTTGCTGA
- a CDS encoding MetQ/NlpA family ABC transporter substrate-binding protein, translating into MRKILTAVAASLAAAMALTACGSGNATPEGTTSAPAAGGTTKLVVGASPVPHAKILEFVRDNLAKDAGLEIQIKEFDDYVLPNEALASKDLDANYFQHLPYLENQIEEKGFEFSHGEGIHIEPFALFSNQYQAASEVPEGGLIAITNDPSNQYRGLKLLEENGLLKDVTPETTVLTLSDAQNPKKLKFEETQPEVVVQLLDDPKVAAALINGNFILTAGLKAEDAIAIEKVEGNPYANILVWRTADDGNAAIKKLDELLHSQEVKDFIKKEWPSGDVIPG; encoded by the coding sequence ATGCGAAAGATACTGACCGCAGTCGCTGCCTCGTTGGCAGCCGCAATGGCCCTGACCGCGTGCGGTTCGGGCAACGCCACCCCCGAAGGCACCACCTCGGCGCCCGCCGCGGGCGGCACCACCAAGCTGGTCGTCGGTGCGAGCCCCGTGCCGCACGCCAAGATCCTCGAGTTCGTCCGCGACAACCTTGCGAAGGACGCGGGCCTCGAGATCCAGATCAAGGAGTTCGACGACTACGTGCTGCCGAACGAGGCCCTTGCCAGCAAGGACCTCGACGCGAACTACTTCCAGCACCTTCCATACCTCGAGAACCAGATCGAGGAGAAGGGCTTCGAGTTCTCCCACGGCGAGGGCATCCACATCGAGCCATTCGCGCTGTTCTCGAACCAGTACCAGGCCGCGTCGGAGGTCCCCGAGGGAGGCCTGATCGCCATCACCAACGACCCGTCGAACCAGTACCGCGGCCTGAAGCTGCTCGAGGAGAACGGCCTGCTGAAGGACGTCACCCCCGAGACGACCGTGCTGACGCTGAGCGATGCGCAGAATCCGAAGAAGCTGAAGTTCGAGGAGACCCAGCCCGAGGTCGTCGTGCAGTTGCTCGACGATCCGAAGGTCGCCGCCGCGCTGATTAACGGCAACTTCATCCTGACCGCCGGCCTGAAGGCCGAGGACGCCATCGCGATCGAGAAGGTGGAGGGCAACCCCTACGCCAACATCCTGGTGTGGCGCACCGCGGACGACGGCAACGCCGCGATCAAGAAGCTCGACGAGCTGCTGCACTCGCAGGAGGTCAAGGACTTCATCAAGAAGGAATGGCCCTCCGGCGACGTGATCCCCGGCTGA
- a CDS encoding methionine ABC transporter ATP-binding protein has translation MITVRDLSKVYRQGNREVRALDGVSLTVPEGSIHGIIGHSGAGKSTLVRCLTMLDKPSSGQVEINGVDLTAARSDALRKARRRIGLVFQQANLFDSRTIADNVAYPLEIIGAPKARTREKVTELLGLVGLADAGAAYPAQLSGGMRQRVGIARALATDPDVLLFDEPTSALDPKTTDEILDLIQSLHYHANLAVLVITHEMHVVKRICDSVSLLEGGRIVESGRLVDVVNRLDGRLSQALLGIPPHVDLHGVGTLVDVLSSGPKALQPVVAHVSKAVGAEIAILAGSVEHLAGTTFSHLRLEVPDGVDPQSVIDELKALGADAALTSSLQHVEEVA, from the coding sequence ATGATCACAGTGCGTGACCTCTCGAAGGTCTACCGCCAGGGCAACCGCGAGGTGCGCGCCCTGGACGGGGTGTCCCTGACGGTGCCGGAGGGCTCGATCCACGGCATCATCGGGCACTCGGGCGCGGGCAAGTCGACCCTGGTGCGCTGCCTCACGATGCTCGACAAGCCGAGTTCGGGACAGGTCGAGATCAACGGCGTCGACCTGACCGCCGCCCGCTCGGACGCGCTGCGCAAGGCGCGGCGCCGGATCGGCCTGGTGTTCCAGCAGGCGAACCTGTTCGACTCGCGCACGATCGCCGACAACGTCGCCTACCCGCTCGAGATCATCGGCGCCCCCAAGGCCCGCACCCGCGAGAAGGTCACGGAACTGCTCGGCCTCGTCGGCCTCGCCGACGCGGGCGCCGCCTACCCGGCGCAACTCTCCGGCGGCATGCGGCAGCGCGTCGGCATCGCCCGGGCGCTGGCGACCGACCCCGACGTGCTGCTCTTCGACGAGCCCACCTCGGCGCTCGATCCCAAGACCACCGACGAGATCTTGGACCTGATCCAGTCGCTGCACTACCACGCGAACCTCGCCGTGCTCGTCATCACGCACGAGATGCACGTCGTCAAGCGGATCTGCGACTCGGTCTCGCTGCTCGAGGGCGGCCGGATTGTCGAGTCGGGCAGGCTCGTCGACGTCGTCAACCGCCTGGACGGCCGGCTCAGCCAGGCGCTGCTCGGCATCCCTCCACACGTCGACCTGCACGGCGTCGGCACCCTCGTCGACGTGCTGTCCTCCGGCCCGAAGGCGCTGCAACCCGTGGTCGCACACGTGTCGAAGGCCGTCGGCGCCGAGATCGCGATCCTCGCTGGAAGCGTCGAGCACCTGGCGGGCACCACCTTCTCGCACCTGCGCCTTGAGGTACCGGACGGGGTCGACCCGCAGTCGGTCATCGACGAGTTGAAGGCGCTCGGCGCCGACGCAGCCCTGACGAGTTCGCTTCAGCACGTGGAGGAGGTCGCATGA
- a CDS encoding alpha/beta fold hydrolase, protein MTRPVVFIHGLRTSSSMWDPQIALLGKRWRCIAPDLPGHGDRAGERFTAEAALRTIEDALAQADGPAHLVGCSLGGMLALHAAAGTGHPLASVVAAGCSTQPGPGSARAYGKVIGLVDRWGGEAAVRRVMGEGAARHFLRKGRADLATVERAVAAVATFDLLADTARIDAPVAFLNGHLDQFRGQERRFAGQAARGRLVVLGYGTHMVNLTHPVPYTRTLQRLLLEAESLGPAPGR, encoded by the coding sequence GTGACCCGCCCAGTCGTGTTCATCCATGGTCTCCGCACGTCGTCGAGCATGTGGGATCCGCAGATCGCCCTGCTCGGGAAGAGGTGGCGCTGCATCGCGCCCGACCTGCCGGGACACGGCGACCGCGCGGGGGAGAGGTTCACCGCAGAGGCGGCGCTGCGGACCATCGAGGACGCGCTCGCGCAGGCGGACGGCCCCGCGCACCTGGTCGGCTGCTCGCTCGGGGGCATGCTCGCGCTGCACGCCGCCGCGGGCACGGGCCACCCGCTCGCGTCCGTGGTGGCGGCCGGATGCTCCACGCAACCAGGGCCGGGCAGCGCCCGCGCCTATGGGAAGGTGATCGGCCTCGTCGACCGGTGGGGAGGCGAGGCGGCGGTGCGCCGCGTGATGGGGGAGGGGGCGGCTCGGCATTTCCTCCGGAAGGGACGGGCCGACCTCGCGACGGTCGAACGGGCGGTCGCCGCGGTCGCCACCTTCGACCTGCTCGCCGACACGGCACGGATCGACGCACCCGTCGCGTTCCTCAACGGACACCTCGACCAGTTCCGCGGCCAGGAACGCCGCTTCGCCGGCCAGGCGGCTCGGGGTCGCCTCGTCGTGCTCGGTTACGGCACCCACATGGTGAACCTCACGCACCCCGTCCCGTACACGCGGACGCTGCAGAGGCTGCTGCTCGAGGCCGAGTCGCTCGGCCCGGCTCCTGGTCGGTAG
- a CDS encoding type II toxin-antitoxin system PemK/MazF family toxin, whose product MAGSNPFLDGALRVLRQVANRALERATRPEPKRPTRRRTTTPKPKQPARPTTPAARGGSSGYPGDFTGKPNIVYQPHEDKRADPGEIVWTWVPYEEDHSEGKDRPVLLIAHDSTWLLGLQVTSQDHDRDRDQEARAGRYWVDIGTGEWDAQRRPSEARVNRIIRIDPDGVRRIGAILDEEIFRAVAREVRRYY is encoded by the coding sequence ATGGCCGGATCCAACCCCTTCCTCGACGGCGCCCTGAGGGTGCTGCGACAGGTCGCGAACCGCGCGCTGGAGCGTGCCACGCGACCCGAACCGAAGCGTCCGACGCGCCGTCGCACCACCACCCCCAAGCCCAAGCAGCCGGCCCGGCCGACCACGCCGGCGGCGCGCGGTGGCTCGTCAGGCTATCCGGGCGACTTCACGGGCAAGCCGAACATCGTCTACCAACCCCACGAGGACAAACGGGCCGACCCGGGCGAGATCGTGTGGACGTGGGTGCCGTACGAGGAGGACCACAGCGAGGGCAAGGATCGCCCGGTGCTGCTGATCGCGCACGACTCGACGTGGCTGCTCGGCCTGCAGGTCACCTCGCAGGACCACGACCGGGACCGCGACCAGGAGGCTCGGGCCGGGCGCTACTGGGTCGACATCGGCACCGGAGAGTGGGACGCGCAGCGCCGCCCAAGCGAGGCGCGGGTGAACCGGATCATCAGGATCGACCCCGACGGAGTCCGCAGGATCGGGGCGATCCTCGACGAGGAGATATTCCGGGCAGTGGCCCGCGAGGTGCGCCGCTACTACTGA
- a CDS encoding intradiol ring-cleavage dioxygenase, protein MIERPTYEGRPFTDPDDLVVDQGLQFDLGTLLKRRGLLQLFGVGVGTITLSACAAAAPTTTDAATSSPSAAPSTTASASIGDLTEIPEETAGPYPGDGSNGADVLEQSGVVRSDIRSSFGTSTTTAEGIPMTLELTILDLANGGAPFAGTAVYVWHCTRDGGYSMYTDGLTQENYLRGVQIADADGKVRFTSIFPGCYSGRWPHIHFEVYPDEASITDANNKIATSQVALPQAICQDVYATDGYANSTDNLAGITLASDNVFGDDEGAHQLGAVTGDLAGGLTVTLSVPVDTSTEPGQGESMGGNGPGQGPQPPKR, encoded by the coding sequence ATGATCGAGCGACCGACCTACGAGGGGCGACCCTTCACCGACCCCGACGACCTCGTGGTCGATCAGGGGCTCCAGTTCGACCTCGGCACCCTGCTGAAGCGCCGCGGACTGCTGCAACTGTTCGGGGTCGGGGTCGGCACCATCACGCTCTCCGCGTGTGCCGCCGCGGCGCCGACCACCACCGACGCCGCGACCTCATCGCCGAGCGCGGCCCCGTCGACCACCGCCTCCGCGTCCATCGGCGACCTCACCGAGATCCCCGAGGAGACCGCGGGGCCCTACCCGGGCGACGGCTCCAACGGGGCCGACGTGCTCGAGCAGTCGGGCGTGGTGCGCTCCGACATCCGCTCCTCGTTCGGCACCAGCACCACCACCGCCGAGGGCATCCCCATGACGCTGGAGTTGACCATCCTCGACCTCGCAAACGGCGGCGCCCCGTTTGCTGGCACCGCCGTCTACGTGTGGCACTGCACCCGCGACGGCGGCTACTCGATGTACACCGACGGCCTGACGCAGGAGAACTACCTGCGCGGCGTCCAGATCGCCGACGCCGACGGCAAGGTCCGCTTCACCAGCATCTTCCCCGGGTGCTACTCGGGACGGTGGCCGCACATCCATTTCGAGGTCTATCCGGACGAGGCGAGCATCACCGACGCGAACAACAAGATCGCAACGAGCCAGGTCGCGCTGCCGCAGGCCATCTGCCAGGACGTCTACGCCACCGACGGCTACGCCAACTCGACCGACAACCTGGCCGGCATCACGCTGGCAAGCGACAATGTCTTCGGCGACGACGAAGGGGCCCACCAGCTCGGGGCCGTCACTGGCGATCTCGCAGGTGGCCTGACGGTGACGTTGAGCGTCCCCGTCGACACCTCGACGGAGCCGGGGCAGGGTGAATCGATGGGCGGCAATGGCCCCGGACAAGGCCCTCAGCCGCCGAAGCGCTGA
- a CDS encoding DinB family protein, producing the protein MTAPIPPATPEPDAKDWTWSTSRPCADCGFDPGAETPVAFPARIEDLASRVVVALDRPDAADRPESTIWSPIEYAHHLADVCEVMARRLDAMLETDGVAFESWDGDAAAVEGEYWRASAHVTSILLRERAEGAANSFAAVEPDQWSRRGIRSDGVEFTAESLGLYLLHELQHHAHDVGA; encoded by the coding sequence ATGACGGCACCGATCCCCCCAGCCACGCCAGAGCCCGACGCGAAGGACTGGACCTGGTCGACGAGCCGACCATGCGCCGACTGCGGGTTCGACCCTGGGGCCGAGACGCCGGTGGCCTTCCCGGCGCGGATCGAGGATCTCGCCTCGCGCGTGGTGGTGGCTCTGGATCGGCCGGATGCCGCGGACCGTCCGGAGTCGACGATCTGGTCACCCATCGAGTACGCGCACCACCTGGCGGATGTGTGCGAGGTGATGGCGCGGCGCCTCGACGCGATGCTCGAGACCGACGGCGTGGCGTTCGAGTCGTGGGACGGCGACGCGGCGGCCGTGGAGGGTGAGTACTGGCGGGCCTCGGCGCACGTGACGTCGATCCTGCTGCGGGAGCGCGCAGAGGGTGCCGCCAACTCGTTCGCGGCGGTCGAACCGGACCAGTGGTCGCGGAGGGGGATCCGCTCCGACGGCGTCGAGTTCACGGCGGAGTCGCTCGGGCTGTACCTGCTGCACGAGTTGCAGCACCACGCGCACGACGTCGGAGCCTGA
- a CDS encoding DNA ligase, whose translation MRPMLATPTPTPGVPPAGDGWVHEVKWDGVRAIAETRDGRLHLYNRTEGEITPAYPEIVAGAVGLPDGLILDGEIIAIDPIAGVPTLQGIAPRIHVRDEDRAARMAAERPATFMVFDLMRLDDHDLTRQPLTERRHLLEQLDLDRPAWQLSQTYDDPDVISAFTREAGLEGVMSKRLTSPYQPGARSVDWVKTPHRTELVAVIGGWVPETGDDRKLGSVWVGHATDEATFDEAPVLYPLGRVGSGLSHSERDMLLAVLRDIERDKAPFDPFPTGSELRRTRWVEPMICVQIRYLSISNSGLMRQPVLRALRPDVAPVDAATAPLLTQDH comes from the coding sequence TCCATGAGGTGAAGTGGGACGGGGTCCGCGCGATCGCCGAGACCCGCGACGGCAGGCTGCACCTCTACAACCGCACCGAGGGCGAGATCACCCCCGCCTATCCGGAGATCGTGGCGGGCGCCGTCGGCCTTCCGGACGGGCTGATCCTCGACGGGGAGATCATCGCGATCGACCCGATCGCGGGCGTCCCGACGCTGCAGGGGATCGCCCCGCGGATCCACGTCCGCGATGAGGATCGCGCGGCGCGGATGGCGGCAGAGCGACCCGCAACCTTCATGGTCTTCGACCTGATGCGGCTCGACGACCACGACCTGACCCGGCAGCCGCTCACCGAGCGTCGCCACCTGCTGGAGCAACTCGACCTGGACCGTCCCGCCTGGCAGTTGTCCCAGACCTACGACGACCCCGACGTCATCTCCGCCTTCACCCGCGAGGCCGGGCTCGAGGGCGTGATGAGCAAGCGGCTGACGTCGCCCTACCAGCCGGGCGCCCGGAGCGTCGACTGGGTCAAGACGCCGCACCGCACCGAACTGGTCGCGGTGATCGGCGGGTGGGTGCCCGAGACGGGCGACGACCGCAAACTCGGCTCGGTGTGGGTCGGCCACGCCACCGACGAGGCCACCTTCGACGAGGCGCCGGTGCTCTACCCGCTCGGCCGGGTCGGCTCAGGGCTCAGCCACTCGGAACGCGACATGCTGCTGGCCGTGCTGCGCGACATCGAGCGGGACAAGGCGCCGTTCGACCCGTTCCCGACGGGCTCCGAGTTGAGGCGGACCAGGTGGGTCGAGCCGATGATCTGCGTGCAGATCCGCTACCTGTCGATCTCGAACTCCGGCCTGATGCGGCAACCGGTGCTGCGGGCGCTGCGTCCCGATGTCGCCCCCGTCGACGCGGCGACCGCTCCCCTGCTCACCCAGGACCATTAG